CCTCTTCGGCGCCGCGCGTCTCCCCGCCCTCGCGAAGAGCGTCGGCCAGTCGGCCCGCGTCTTCCGGGGCGAGATGAAGCAGATGCAGGAGGAGAGCTCCGAGGACGAGGCGAAGAAGCCCGCCGCGGACACCGGCTACACGCTCAACGGCGAGACGATCGACAAGCCCAAGGCCGACGGCTCGACGGGCTCCTCGCCGCAGGCGTAGCGCCGCATGGCCTCGACCGACACGGACGCGACCGTGCCGGACGACCTGCCGTACCGCGACCGGAGGATGACGCTCGCGGCTCACCTCGTCGAGCTGCGCAAGCGCCTCATGATCGCAGCGGCGGCGCTCGTCGTCGGCATGGTGGTCGCCTTCCTCATCACGGACCCGGTGATCGAGCTGCTCACGCGGCCGATCCAGGTGATCGCCGGCGAGCGCGGCGACGACTTCGCGCAGCTGAACTTCGACTCGGTGACCGCCGGGTTCGACATGCGCATGCGCATCGCGTTCGCGATCGGCCTCCTCCTCTCGGCGCCCGTGTGGATGTGGCAGATCTGGGCGTTCGTCATGCCTGGACTGACCCGCAAGGAGGTCAAGTACTCCGTCGGGTTCATGGCCGCCGCCGTCCCGCTGTTCTTCGCGGGCTGCTACGTCGGCCTGCTGATCATGCCGCACATCATCGAGCTCATGGCGTCGTTCGTTCCCGACTCCGGCGCGCAGTTCTACAAGTACGACTACTACTACGACTTCGTCTTCAAGCTCCTCCTCGTGCTGGGCGTCGCGTTCGTGAGCCCCGTCTTCCTCGTCGCGCTCAACCTCGCGGGCATCATCACGGGCAAGGCGATCCTGAAGGGGTGGC
This window of the Microbacterium sp. AB genome carries:
- the tatA gene encoding twin-arginine translocase TatA/TatE family subunit — protein: MLGNLNGWHLLILLAVILLLFGAARLPALAKSVGQSARVFRGEMKQMQEESSEDEAKKPAADTGYTLNGETIDKPKADGSTGSSPQA
- the tatC gene encoding twin-arginine translocase subunit TatC, which gives rise to MASTDTDATVPDDLPYRDRRMTLAAHLVELRKRLMIAAAALVVGMVVAFLITDPVIELLTRPIQVIAGERGDDFAQLNFDSVTAGFDMRMRIAFAIGLLLSAPVWMWQIWAFVMPGLTRKEVKYSVGFMAAAVPLFFAGCYVGLLIMPHIIELMASFVPDSGAQFYKYDYYYDFVFKLLLVLGVAFVSPVFLVALNLAGIITGKAILKGWRVAVVVATAFAAISTPAADVTSMLLLAGILILLYMLAGLLSMLFDRRKRKRNPELFAEPAE